CCTCTATggctttaaataattatattaattcaacaaatatttatcaagcatctgGGATACAGCACTGGTGATGGAACATTGAATAAAGCATGGTGCTTGCCCTCAAAAACCTTACAGCACATAGGCTACAGTGAGGGAATCAGACCTGCCAATTAATGATGGTGAGAAAGATAAACAGCAGCCCTTGAAAACACTCATGGTAAACCAGAGCGTTCCCTGATCCCCACACACAATCTTCAGAACATCAAATCCGACAAGGTCACTCTGTGACAATGATGGAGAGAGACaagagacaaaaacaagaccactCTGTAGCCATACCAGAGAACAGATGAAAGGAGGAACACTATACAAACCACAAAAATGACTAAACATCACCTTCAGTGACTAGTGCTTTTTTACCAATGACAGCTTTAGCTCTGTTCCACTTCCTCAGTAAAAGTTGTTAAAATACCCAATCATAGAAATTAGGTCTGTTTCCTGATGTTACCTCTGGGAAGTGGACTATTGGTCCCCCAAAGATGCCGCCATCCTAATTCCAgagcctgtgaatatgttatattacatggcaaaagggctTTGAGGTTGCAAATCCAAAAGCCTAGAGGTagagagattattctggattattgaAGTGGGCCCAATGTGATCAAAAGGATCCTTAAAGTGAAAGAGGAAGGttggagggtcagagtcagatcAGGGAGAGAGAGTTGAAGATGCTATGCTACTGTCTTTGAAGGTGAAGGAAGGAGACACAAAGCAAGGAACTGGGGCAGCATCTTGAATcctgaaaaggcaaggaaatgaaacCGTCCACAATGAATACAGCCCTACCAATACCTTGACTTttgaacttctgacctccaaaatTGTAAgagtaaatttgtgttgttttcaacCACTAACTTTGTGGAAATTTTTTACAGATGGCATCCAATCCAGAAGAGACCACTGCCTCCTTTAATCCTCTCCAAAATCAACTCCTTCAAGCCCAAATCCTAGAACAAGCCCCTCCTAACCCTCTTATTGAGACATCCTACAGTGTCTCATGTTGCATGGTCTCCATCATCACAGTAAGTAATAAGCCCAGCTTTGTTTGACTACGATGTGTTCCAGGTGGTCTTGGTTGGTGGGCAGAGAGTAGTGTGAGCACTGCCATATTAAACAGAGGTGAAGCTTTTCAGTCGGAACAAGGGAGGACCCCTGGGGTAGAGGAAGGCCTTCTGAGAGCTCCATGAGAGTTCACTGGATGAAGAAGAGGGCAGAAGACAGCCAAGAACCATTGCAGGAGAAAGGGAAGCGTGTTATAACGAAGTAGGAAATGAGGCTGGAGAAATCGGTGTTCTTATGAGCCACTAATTGATCTTTATCCTGAAACTGATCTTTATCCTGAAATCAGTAAGTAACCACAAAATAACCAGAGTTTGTGAAAGAAAGTCATGTTATAAGATTGGCATTTTGAGAGATGATTTCATCTGTGGCATGGAAGATAGTTTGGAGATTGCCTGGCAGACCAGATAGGCAGCAGGTGTATTAATCCAGGCAAGAAACGATAAAGGTATGAATGGAGGCAGAAATTAGGAGTGAAGATCTGCCACCATTTTGTAGAGATAGTGAGATGGGAAAACCTAAGGACTTGGTACCAAGGTAAAGAATGAAGCCTAACAATTATTAAGATTATTTGGCAAGCTTATGAAAATACTGGAGGACCTTCATAACCTCATTTAGGGTCAAATCAGTAAGCACATAATGAATGTTTTGCCTCTGTTATCAGTGGTAGAATAATGTGCTTGGAAGGAATCAGAAGACCTCAGCTTGATACCTTGGCTCAAGGCTCAGCTTTCCCAGTTGGTAAATATTTGCCcacttgggaaaattacttaatttccaTCAAATTCCTAATGATACCTATTTCCCAAGACAATTgtcaaaattaaatagaattctATGGATGTATCCTATAAACTGTAAATCAATATATACATTTAGGTACAGTTATTTATGGCATAAGAAGtgcattagggacttccctggcggtccagtggttgggacttcgccttccagtgcagggggtgcaggttcaatccctggttggggagctaagatcccacatgccttgcagccaaaaaccCAAATCATagagcagaagcaatattgtgacaaattcagtaaagactttaaaaatggtccacaaaaaaaaaaaaaaaaaagtgcatcaaGCAAGGATACTTCTGGGAAAGAGTTCAATAGCTTTAAAAGTGCTGtatggagggagggggaattccctggcagtccagtggttaggattcagcactttcactgccatggccagcTTCAAcccctggtcacggaactaagatcccacatgccatgcggccaaaaaaatatatatgatattatatatatatatacatgatatatatataatttatatgtatgacatatattaaatatatattaatatataaagtatatattattgtattatatatatgattgttatatattgtataatatgttaatatatattaaatatatatctcatataCATGATAGAATGGAGAGATGGATTTAGAGTCAGATCATCCTTGGCTAGCTATAGCTTGACATTTTCTTTACAAATGAATGATGCAGCCTCAAACAAATTAAACTTTTCAACACTGGTTTCCTCTTCAGTAATATAGTAGATAATGAAATCTGCCTCAAAAAACctgttattgttttattaaaattatctatTGTTGTATCTGTTACATAATTACTACAGGAGAAAAAGAGATGTTTTCCTTGTACTTAATCCCTTCTTGTCCCTCATTAAGGTCTTTATGTTAGGTTCAAGATGACAGGTGGACCAaccatacagattttttttccttccccttccctagAACCCATTAAATTATAGCAAAGGCTGGAAGCCAACAAGGACAGAGAGCATTGTTAGGACGACATCAATTGAGGGGAGATTAACTAAAGGTCTGGATGATGGCGAGGAGATgaagggaaaacagaaagaaggagaaaCTATGAGAGGAGGGGACTACAAGCAACAGTAAGCTGATCTTCCCTTTAAATTCCCAGGGAGGACTGGGCCTCAGAACACTAGGAAAAATACCCGGATTGGGGCTGAAACAGAGATAAGGTGGTTAAATGAAAATCTCGTTGAAGAACAGGGTGCGGTACTAGGACAACTTGTGTTGTCACTTGAACTTTAGAACAAAACTTTAGATCTTTACACACTGGCATTTGAGGACCTCATCCAGCCTAAAGGTCAGCCACCCCTCTATTACCCTAAAGTGAATTCTGCCTGTCAATGAACTTTTCCCCCATACCCAGAGCTCCAGTGCAGCTTGTCAGTGTGTCATTATTAAATCTGAAAGAATGACTGACAGTCATAGCAACAACTGTTATAACATATGAGAGGATAGAAATTAGCATATGTAGCAATGATACCATAGCAATAAGTACACTTAACATCTATATCAGTTTCTAAATACCAGCCTTCACCTAAGGGATCTAGCGTTTCCATGACTGAAGGAGTAAAGttcaagatgagcctggaatatcTTGTTGAGCCAGAAAGGAAGGCATTGATCAAACAGCAATGGGAGCCATTTCTGAAGGACAAAGGAGCCAGCATGAAGATGTCCCCACTctccaaatctgggacaatttgagcatcaaaattaataataataataatggatggGAACACATTGAGTAAAAGAAGAATCCTCAAGCCCATATTGATATAGATATTGATACTAataaataagcacacaaaaaataTGTGGGGAGAAGAGAAATTTCTTTCTTACGTAGAAtgccaaataataaatatagaaggaaTTATAAAATTAGAGAATTGTGAATGGATCCTTAAATAGTGGGTGAAAAGCTTGATAAGGAATAGAATATTTACATAGTGTCAAAGTATCGAcacaaattaattattaattacaaagggagaaATAGCAAATTTGCAGTGAAGAAACGTGAAGGACACTACTTTCATCAAGTGATCAAGGTAACCACCAACCAAATTTACATGAACCAACATAAAGTGTCTCTTGATACAATACAATGAAAAGGATACAGCATCACTTCTATGGTATTTCTACCCAAAAATGCTAAAcgtgaatctaatcatgaggaaagtTGGATAAACCCAAATCaagcgatatatatatatatagatatatagatatcttATTATAGGCTAGGCTGTCTCATATTTTGGGTCCTTGGAAGGAAATGAGTCTTTGGATAATCATTCATAACACATTAATTGGCATAAAATAGGAGACTATTAAGTGTCCTGTAAATATTGAATAAAGTATATTTAACTCTTGAGGGTCAGAATTGTGTTTTATCTCTGTCCCCAAATTTTAGGACAATGCTTGGTGTTGTAGCTACTTGGTGAGTGTCTTTTGAATTAGTATCTCTTGACGATAGTCAGTGTCTCAGGCCAGAGACTGCTGCAGGTTTTTACAGCACCTCAAGTTTTAACACAGTGGCCAGAGTCCAATAACTTCATACAAAAATGAAGTTTATATTGGACTGTACAATATTTTGCACCCATAGAGCAGAGATTTAACAAATCAATGAACAGTTAGTGAGCATCTTCTCTACACAGGCAGGGGTGCAATAAATACTTGATACATGAATGCATGAGATTTCATTCAAACAGAGCAGAGGTTACtcaggaaagaaaataagaagcatTTTCTAAGTGCAGACCACATATCATTTCAAGTGCTTTTGATGACAACTATCattccaaataataaatgtttcatttttaatacagCTATATATATAATCAGAGGTGAAGAaggtaggaaaaataaaacccatcaATCAAAAACGGAAAAAAATACTATGTGATTTTAGCTGTCGGCTTCCCTTTACTGACCAAATCTTAGGATGTCTTAAAAACAGGGTGTCATAACTCAGTCCATTTAGTGAACTTTTTCCAAAAGTTTATGGGGTTCAAATCTCTCTAGGACTGAGTTCTATAAACAgcaggaaaaggggagaaaacaaaatggaattgTGTCACTaatgaaaggaggaaagaaatgttttttaacattCAACAACTAAGAAATGTTCTTGTTTATAATCAGCATAGAGAAACAGTAACAACTGCAGTATACAGactatacagttgactcttgaacagaGTGGGTTTGAACTTCAAAGGTCCACTCATATgtggatatttttaaatagtaaatactatagtactacacaaTCCGCAGTTGATTGAATCCACAGAGTCAGAGAGAATCTCAGCCACAGAGGGCTGAACATAAACTATATATGGATTAACCCCCACATTGTCCAAGGGTCATCTGTATTTGGCTTAAATTTAggactttttaaaggaatttttaaaaattgaaatctcaACATAAAGGGACAAAATTATTAGGCATCACCTGATCTTGGTGTACAGTCTGAAATCAGAATAAGATTTGATTGAAGTTCACCATTACAGGTTGAAAGTGGTTGATgagtacaaaaaacaaacaaataaaaaagcatCATAAAATAAACAACCAGAACAAAAATATTTGTGCTAAATGGATTCGATTTATTGAGGTGAACAGCAAAACCCCTTCCTACTCACACCTAACTGTTATGCATTGATGTTGATGTAGAGTTTAATGACACATGGGCAGAGCAACCAAAAGAGACAAACTGCCTGCTTCGCTAGTAAAAATTCAGGTATATCGGAGAAATATATCTTGCTTTGGCTGTAGATGAGTATCAGTTCAGCATTTTATGCCTGGGTGACTTGTTCAGTATCATCTAAGACCAGGATTTCAGCAAGAAGTCGGTGAGAAGATGGAAGCTGTATCTCTCAAGCATCTCTGGAAGCAGGAAGACAGACTGTTTTTCAGGTTGTTAGACAGACTGTTTTTCAGGTTGTTCCGTGCACAGAGTAACGAGCAAAGAGTCCTGTAGTAATCTGGATCCATGGTCCATCAGTAAGTGCTGTAGCCAAAGCCAGAGCCAGAGCCCCATGGCCGGCAAAAGCTGCCACCGTAGCCATAGCCTAGGTTGCTAATGTTGCTACCACCAAAGCAGTAGCCCAGAGAGCTGTAGCCATTTCATCCATAACCGTAGTTCAGGGGAGAGCCCAGGGGCATGACGCAGTTCAGGGGTGTGGCTCTGAAGGTCCTATGGAAATCGGTTCCATCGCAAGGATTACCTGGGTAGTAGCTTCCACAGCAGCAGTAATGAGTCATGGTTGCAGGAGTTGAGAAGGATTTGGATAGATTGCAAAGAGCAAGTTACCCAAGAATGAATGAAGTTCTCGTCCTGCACAGGGTCTTTTATACCTCAAGCTGGTGGGCGTGACATGCTTGCCTAGACATCTTATGATAAATATGCATAGGTAATTCTATTATTgctaataaaatacatataaaggaACCCGCAGACTCACTGCCCACATTTTTGTTGGCTTTTCTATCTGCAAAGGAATGTGTCATATCTTTAAAGCCAGCGGCCATCCTGGACACACAACTGAATTCTTTTCATCGGTGTTCCATGGTTTAACCAGTGTTCTGATTGCATCATGTGAGGCTCTTAAAATCCTGATTATAAACTCTTCCCAACTGATATAGCTAAACTAAAAAAAGCTTTAGCAACCATGTAAACACTTCTACAGCTTCTTGAAATTCTCTCCATATGTGATTCAAAAGCATTGGTATACcaactgtttaatgggtatggaggGTTTTTTGGAGTAAAGAACATTATTTGGAACTAGAGATGGTAGTTGCAAAACATTGTGATgtactaaataccactgaattgttcactttaaaaatggctaaaaaaattaaaaaattaaaatggctcattttgggcttccctggtggcgcagtggttgagagtctgcctgccgatgcaggagacacggattcgtgccccggtccgggaagatcccacatgccgcggagcggctgggcccgtgagccatggccgctgagcctgcacgtctggagcctgtcctccacaacgggagaggccacaacagtgagaggtccgcataccactaaaaaaaaaaaaggggggggctcattttatgttgtgtgaatttcatctcaatatttttttagtttttaaatcatTGCTACAGAAATCCATCAGAGCAAGTCTTTTTTACAGAGCAACTCTgttgcttgttttttattttcctatctCCTCTTAGACTTTCCCAGAGAAAATCCTTAGCCAAGTatttgattcaatatttttttattttaaatattagtaataataaatatacatgaagGGCTCACTCTGTGCTAGGttctgttctaaacactttatgTATACTACTTGTTTATATATCTTACCGTatacattgtgtgtgtatatatatgtttatttatttatttatacatatatatatatatatatatattaagaggACTTACTAtgcacttttttgttgttgttgcaccacacagcatgtggagtcttagttccccaaaaccagggatcgaacctgcaccccctgcagtggaagtgtggagtcttaaccactggaccaccagggaagtcccgctatGCACTTCTCTAAGCACTTAACAGTGTTAGTTCATTTAATGTTTGCAATGATTTTATAATATGGGTATAACAATTTTTCTAATTTgaaaactgaggccagaaagTTTAAGTCAACTTCCCAGAGTCACACAGTTAATAATCAGCAGAATCAAGCTCCAAATCTAACCCATGTAGCTCCAAAGCCATGCTCTTCCCAGTGTTTCTCTACTGCCTTTGATGTTCGTGATACTTTAAAGGGTTTCAGCTTATAAAGTGCCTCAGatcactttattttcttgatcAGTAAGGAAAGGCTAGTTTTCGCTGCcatgaaaaacaaaccaaagtcTAGATGCTTGCTAGAATCAGAGGTTTATTTCCTGCTCACACTACACATCCCCTCAGGTTGGTGGGTGTCTTAGATGGATGACATTCTCATTCAAAGACTTAAGCTGACAGTTGTCATCTAAAATATTACTAATAGGGGAAGGACATGTGGCAAATCATACACTAGCTTCCAAAAACTTCCACCCAATGCTGTGCACCACTGCCACACTCTTCCCACTGCACAGCCCTACCTAACTTCACTGGCCATACCAGCAATGCTGTGTGCCCAGAGGAGGAAGCCCACGATGTCGCCCAGCAGCTTTAATGACTCCCATGGAGACTTTATCCTCGTTACACAGACTACAATAATTTCTAAAACATAGTTTAGCAATGTTTCTTAACACACTTTCCAAAATttagataaaaacaaatgaagagggttTTTTAAGACTTtacataatataatttaaaatagttctGATATTTTATGttgtaaaacatatttttctatgcAGTTCATTCACTATCAATCTGTACACGGTTATGGATTACttgatagttttcatttcttttctttctcttctttcctccacaTCTGCCTAGTCACTATGTTATCTAATTGAGGGAAATGTTGCCATAAAAATTAGTTTtacacggaatgggagaaaatatttgcaaactatgcaactgataaggggttaatatccaaaatatacaaatagttcaaacaactcaatatcaaaaaagtaaaccacccaatcaaaaaatgggcagaagacctaaatagacattgctcccatgaagacatacagatggccaacaggcacatgaaaagatgctcaacataccTGAATATTTAATGGGTATCTTTATCAGACAATAATTAGGCTCTACAGTATAGCCCTTTCAGCTCCTACAAGAATCATCTTTGTTTAGGCTCCAACCAGTGTCAAGTAGATATAAAATGACGGTGTTTGCCCATTCCCTCACAAGATATCTCTTACCTCACACCCAATGGTTTCACCTCTAACATCTAAAAAAGACATTGACAAGCCTGTGTGGTACCCATGTATGTATAGTCTGGAAGTGTGGGGAGTTAATGCTCTAAGGGGTGAACCTTTGTACAGGAGAGATGGAAGTCAATGGACTGTCCTGGATAGAGTTAGGCAACTTCTTGGGAAATGGTCCTATAGAATCAAGCACTTAGTTGTACTTAGCTGTAGTCAACTCAATAAAGTATCTTAATCTGAGGTGCCCACCCTTCCCTGTTTCACTTCCCTGCtccctaagaaagaaaaaatacatcagCCCTTCACCAGAAACTTTgctttctgaagaacctagaccAAAACAGCATCtcaaaaaaattcctttaaatataCCTTTGCTGAGATGCAACTCATATATGATAAATTTCACTcctttaaagtgcacaattcagtgatttttatagCCTCAGagctgtacaaccatcaccactcttCAATTTCAGAACAatttcatcatctcaaaaagaAACTATATCATTAAAGTCTCTCCCCATTCACAACCACTAATCTAAATTCTGTCTCtaagatttgcctcttctggacatttcacataaatttaATCCTACTACATGCagccttttctgtctggcttctttctcttagtataatgtctttaaggttcatccatattgtagcatgaatcagtatTTATGCTAAACCttgaatcattcttttttattgccaaatagcatttcattttatggatacaccatagtttttttaatccattcatcaatAGATGGACTTTGaggttgtttccaatatttgGCTATTATGattaatgctgccatgaacatttgtggaaaaatgatttttaacatGTCAAAATTGAACTCCTAATTTTCTCCCACATACCTATTCCTCCCCTAGCCTTTCCCATCTTAGTAAATAACACTGCTGTATAATTGcccaaaacaaaaacttaattctttttttcatataattcCTTTATCCAATCTGTCATCAGGTCCAGTCAGCATTGCCTCCAAAATACATCTCAAATCCACGTACGTTTTTCCATTCTCATTTCTGTGATCTAGTCAAACCACCACCATCTCTAACTAGGACTATTGCCATAGCATCCTCTCTGgtttcccttttccctcttttaGTCTCCTTCAATATCAGCTAAGCTAATatgaacttttcaaaataaagtgtGCTATACCCTACTTAGAAAGTCTTCAGTGACTTCCTGTtgttcttagaaaaataaaaattcaaacttcTGACATGGCCTGGTTCCTGTCGAACCTTCCAACCTCACTTCATCctactcttcctcccttcctatgATCCAGCCACAATGGTCACCCCCTCACTGTCTGTCACCCCTGGCAGTAGGCACCTTGTCTGTCTTATTTGTGCCTAACTAATACATAGTtgaaactcaataaatatatcttcatctcttaaatggatgaatgaatgaaatagttGTTGGAGTGTGTGATGAAAGATGAGTATGATTTGTACAGGTGAAgataaagatattcaggataaaggaacACCATCAGCAAGGAAAGAGCAGAATTGTCTGTGTTGGTTTAGGGATTGGTGAGCTGATCCATTTAGATGGAGGAATGTACATATGGAGGGAAGTTAAGTTGACATTTCCAGCAAATCTGTGCCATAGTTAAAGAAAGGATGGCCTTACATGCAGGGCAGGTGTGGGAAGAGATAAAGAGTTGCTACCAAAGGATTTAATTGAGGAAATGATGTGATTAGAACTGGCTTAGCTTGAATAATGGATTGTAGGAGAGAGCTATGGAGAGAGAGACATCTATTAATATTCTATTAGAATTgtcaattcaaaaaaataatcaaGCATCCGAGTGAAGCTTGGCaataaaaatgggaataagaagaCAGATTTGAGTGACATTATGGAGGGAAATTATATGGGACTTATTTAGCAATGAATAAGATGTCATctatgaaggaaagaaagggaccTCACCTCTGGTACCTGGGTAAAAGATGCTTCTAGTAATGGCAATAGAGACATCAGGgaaggattttaattttaaaggggCCACTTGTGCCAAAGAGATTATAAAcatttggaaataaagaaaaacatcttaGAAGAAAAAAGGCTAAATACAACTATCGGGCTCTCATCTTTCTTAAAGTGATACTTTAAGCACTGTTGGTAAATAAGATCCACTGGCTAGAAGAAAAAGACTGAGAACAGAACGCTAGAGACACTGGGATTTTTAGCGGGTTAGGAACAACAGAAGTCAGAGTGTAAGGGGAAGTCAAGGTAACAAAGCTATCAGATGCCATAACAAGTGGGAACGTTCAAAGTCAGAAAGGTTTAAGGTACCTAATGCCAGAAAGAGTCAAGGGAGATGGAGATTGAGATCACTTTACTGAATTTGGCAAATATAGTTTGTTGATGACCTTTGAGGGGAGAATTTCAGTAAAAGAAAGGGGAGAATCTGCACTGAAAGTGATTAAGAATTgcaccaatgattttttttaatgaataaacatAGACTATCCTTTACAGATGATgattaaggaaggaaagaaaaatgatgctAAAAGATAGCTCAAAGGGTAGCTATCTAGTTTCTGCTATGGGtgatataaatgttatatatatatgtttcatataagtaatatgttttatatgtgatatatatgtatacacacaaatatatatatatacacacatacacacactcataaacCCACGTATATCACATACCCTTCGAGTAGCTCCATTGGTGCAATTCTTAATCACTTGCAGTGAagattctcccctttctttcactGAAATTTTCCTCAATGTTAAAGCTAGAGGAAACATTGGTCCAGCTctctcttcattttatatatgaggaaagtGAGATTCAGGGAAGAAAGTGAAATATCCCATGTCACACTATCAGTGTTGATTTGAGCCTAAAATCAAGgggttttttaagtttttttatttcttttattaaagtatagttggtttataatGTCATGCCaatctctgctatacagcaaagtggctCATTTATACACACAAAATCAAGAAGTTTTGAGTCCTTGTCTATTACAGACTTGAATCCAACCAgtttctcagggaaaaaaaactgaTTCCTTTTTTGCACCTTACCTCCGCTGGGGGGCAAACCTGAGCTGGCCCCCATGACTCCTGCCTCTTGGTATTCACACCCTTGAGAAATACTTCTGAGTGTGtaggacctgtgacttgcttatAATGAATTGAACATGACTACAGTGACAGGATGTCACTTCTGTAATTATATCACATGGCATTGTAACATCTGTCTTGCTGAGAGGCTCTCTCCCTTGCTGGTTTTGATAAAACAAGTACCACATTGCAGAGACTCACACGGCAGGGAACTCCAGCCAGCAGCCAaccaaagaaactgaggccctcagtccaaTAAGCTACAAGAATTGAATTCCACCAACAACGATGTgaacttggaagtggatccttctcCATTCGAGCCTTGAGATGAAACTGCAGCCCCAGCAGGCACTCTGGTTGCAGTTTTCAGATGAGACACTAAAACACAGAACCCAGCAAAATTGTGCCCAgaatcctgacccacagaaactgggaTAATATTAGCgtgctgttttaaaccactaagtttgtggtgataTTGTTACACAGCAAGAGAAAACTAGTACAACCCACACacaaatgcatacacacacagaagcacAAATGCAATTTGTCACTCATCCAAAAGGCTCCAAAATGTATCTCAAATCCTCTCATATTCTCCATCACCACTGTCACCAGCC
This genomic window from Kogia breviceps isolate mKogBre1 chromosome 5, mKogBre1 haplotype 1, whole genome shotgun sequence contains:
- the KRTAP7-1 gene encoding LOW QUALITY PROTEIN: keratin-associated protein 7-1 (The sequence of the model RefSeq protein was modified relative to this genomic sequence to represent the inferred CDS: substituted 1 base at 1 genomic stop codon), whose amino-acid sequence is MTHYCCCGSYYPGNPCDGTDFHRTFRATPLNCVMPLGSPLNYGYGXNGYSSLGYCFGGSNISNLGYGYGGSFCRPWGSGSGFGYSTY